A part of Paenarthrobacter sp. A20 genomic DNA contains:
- the hisB gene encoding imidazoleglycerol-phosphate dehydratase HisB, whose product MSETGATPSAARTARMERTTSESSVLVEINLDGSGVSDISTSVPFYDHMLTALCKHSLIDMTVKATGDTHIDAHHTVEDVAITFGEVLRTALGNKAGIRRFGEATVPLDEALAHAVVDVSGRPYLVHGGEPAGQEYHLIGGHFTGSLTRHVFEAITLHAGICLHMNVLAGRDPHHIVEAQFKAFARALRAAVESDPRVEGIPSTKGAL is encoded by the coding sequence ATGAGCGAAACCGGCGCCACGCCGTCCGCTGCCCGCACCGCGCGCATGGAGCGCACCACCAGTGAATCCTCCGTCCTGGTGGAGATCAACCTGGACGGGTCCGGTGTCTCGGACATCAGCACCTCTGTGCCTTTCTATGACCACATGTTGACCGCGCTGTGCAAGCACTCGTTGATTGACATGACCGTCAAGGCCACTGGCGATACCCACATCGATGCCCACCACACGGTGGAAGACGTGGCCATTACGTTCGGCGAAGTCCTGCGCACTGCTTTGGGCAACAAGGCCGGCATTCGCCGCTTTGGCGAAGCTACGGTTCCCTTGGATGAAGCCCTGGCCCACGCCGTCGTGGATGTTTCCGGTCGGCCCTACCTGGTGCACGGCGGCGAGCCCGCGGGCCAGGAATACCACCTCATTGGTGGCCACTTCACTGGGTCTTTGACGCGCCACGTTTTTGAAGCCATCACCTTGCACGCCGGAATCTGCCTGCACATGAACGTACTGGCGGGCCGCGATCCGCACCACATTGTGGAAGCACAGTTCAAGGCTTTTGCGCGGGCACTCCGTGCAGCGGTGGAATCCGACCCCCGGGTCGAGGGCATCCCCTCCACGAAGGGGGCACTGTGA
- a CDS encoding histidinol-phosphate transaminase encodes MSDQLERLDRLPLRTNLRGLSPYGAPQLDVPILLNVNENTHGVPADVQAAITEAVAAAATGLNRYPDREFTELRESLAEYLGHDLTPDNIWAANGSNEVLQQILQAFGGPGRKALGFPPTYSMYPLLASGTDTEYVRGVRAEDYGLDAASAAAQVRETGANIVFLCSPNNPTGTGLGLDVVEAVYEAGEASQAIVIVDEAYHEFAHDNTPSALTLLPGRERLIVSRTMSKAFALAGARLGYMAAAPEVTDAIRLVRLPYHLSAVTQATALAALNHREALMADVEDIKVQRDRIVTELLRMGLKPSASDSNYVFFGGLVNPHAIWQGLLDAGVLVRDVGIPGHLRVTAGTEPETTAFLEALEALLDGQPPQRA; translated from the coding sequence GTGAGTGACCAGCTTGAGCGACTAGACCGACTACCCCTCCGGACCAACCTGCGTGGACTGAGCCCTTATGGCGCACCGCAGCTTGACGTTCCTATCCTGCTCAATGTCAACGAGAACACTCATGGCGTTCCCGCGGACGTCCAGGCGGCCATCACGGAAGCCGTTGCCGCCGCGGCCACGGGGCTGAACCGCTACCCGGACCGGGAGTTCACCGAACTGCGCGAGTCCTTGGCCGAATACCTTGGCCACGATCTCACCCCGGACAACATTTGGGCAGCCAATGGTTCAAATGAGGTCCTGCAGCAGATCCTCCAAGCATTCGGCGGACCCGGTCGGAAGGCACTCGGATTCCCGCCCACGTATTCGATGTACCCCCTGCTGGCCAGTGGCACGGATACCGAATACGTACGCGGAGTCCGGGCAGAGGACTACGGCTTGGATGCGGCGTCGGCGGCAGCGCAGGTTCGTGAAACAGGAGCCAACATTGTGTTCCTGTGCTCGCCCAACAACCCCACCGGAACAGGCCTGGGCCTGGATGTTGTTGAGGCCGTTTACGAGGCCGGGGAGGCCAGCCAGGCCATCGTGATCGTCGACGAGGCCTATCACGAGTTCGCCCACGACAACACGCCAAGTGCCCTGACCTTGCTGCCCGGGCGCGAGCGTCTGATCGTTTCCCGCACCATGAGCAAGGCCTTCGCCCTCGCGGGCGCCCGGCTGGGCTATATGGCCGCAGCACCCGAGGTTACAGACGCCATCAGGTTGGTCCGCCTCCCGTATCACCTGTCGGCTGTTACTCAGGCAACTGCCCTGGCGGCCCTCAACCACCGTGAGGCCCTCATGGCCGACGTCGAGGACATCAAGGTCCAACGCGACCGCATCGTGACTGAACTCCTGCGCATGGGTCTCAAGCCTTCAGCCTCGGACTCCAACTATGTGTTCTTTGGCGGGCTGGTGAACCCGCACGCCATCTGGCAAGGCCTGCTTGACGCGGGTGTGCTGGTTCGCGACGTCGGCATTCCCGGACACTTGCGGGTCACCGCAGGGACCGAGCCGGAAACCACGGCCTTCCTTGAGGCGCTGGAAGCACTGCTGGACGGCCAGCCGCCACAGCGCGCCTAA
- the priA gene encoding bifunctional 1-(5-phosphoribosyl)-5-((5-phosphoribosylamino)methylideneamino)imidazole-4-carboxamide isomerase/phosphoribosylanthranilate isomerase PriA, protein MTTSSQSVLELLPAVDIVDGQAVRLLQGEAGSETSYGTPLEAALNWQNAGAEWVHMVDLDAAFGRGNNADLISEVVSQLNVKVELSGGLRDDESLERALDLGVARVNLGTAALENPEWTRRAIDRFGDKIAVGLDVRGTTLAGRGWTKEGGDLWEVLARLEDAGCARYVVTDVTKDGTLQGPNVELLRQMVEKTGKPVVASGGISSLEDLRVLRELVPMGVEGAIVGKALYAGAFTLPEALDVAGRR, encoded by the coding sequence ATGACCACCTCCTCCCAGTCCGTTCTGGAACTCCTGCCCGCCGTCGATATTGTTGATGGCCAGGCAGTCCGCCTCCTGCAAGGAGAAGCCGGCTCGGAAACCAGCTATGGAACACCGCTGGAAGCAGCGCTGAACTGGCAGAACGCAGGCGCCGAATGGGTTCATATGGTGGACCTTGACGCCGCTTTCGGTCGTGGCAACAATGCCGACCTCATCAGTGAGGTTGTCTCACAGTTGAACGTGAAGGTGGAACTGTCCGGCGGTTTGCGCGATGACGAATCACTGGAGCGTGCCCTGGACCTTGGCGTTGCACGCGTGAATCTCGGCACGGCAGCGTTGGAGAACCCCGAATGGACCCGCAGGGCCATCGACCGCTTCGGTGACAAGATCGCCGTTGGTCTTGATGTCCGCGGTACTACGCTCGCCGGTCGTGGCTGGACGAAGGAAGGCGGGGACCTCTGGGAGGTCCTGGCCCGCCTTGAGGATGCCGGCTGCGCCCGCTACGTCGTCACTGACGTCACTAAGGACGGCACCTTGCAGGGACCGAACGTGGAACTGCTGCGCCAGATGGTGGAGAAGACCGGAAAGCCTGTTGTGGCCTCGGGGGGAATTTCAAGCCTTGAGGACCTCCGGGTCCTGCGTGAACTTGTCCCAATGGGCGTGGAGGGTGCGATCGTGGGCAAGGCTCTTTATGCCGGCGCCTTCACCCTGCCCGAAGCCCTGGACGTTGCCGGTCGCCGCTGA
- a CDS encoding class I SAM-dependent methyltransferase produces the protein MESAHYFTAQPAGPFTRKPLTVELAGATRQLQTSSGIFSPDGVDKGTAILFSEVPPPSPQGNLLDIGCGWGPIALTLGLMAPHAKVHAVDVNERCVTLTNENAAALGLTNVTASLPDEVDAGVEFDTIWSNPPIRIGKDELHSLLLKWIPRLAPGGNAWLVVQKNLGSDSLQRWLAGELDSTYTVSRESTSKSFRIIRVRKASQ, from the coding sequence ATGGAGTCTGCACACTATTTCACCGCCCAACCAGCCGGACCTTTCACCAGAAAGCCCCTCACGGTGGAACTCGCTGGAGCCACGCGCCAGTTGCAGACCTCCTCCGGCATCTTCAGCCCCGACGGCGTCGACAAAGGTACCGCGATACTCTTCTCGGAAGTTCCGCCGCCTTCGCCGCAGGGAAACCTCTTGGACATCGGCTGTGGCTGGGGTCCCATCGCCTTGACGTTGGGCTTGATGGCACCCCATGCCAAGGTGCACGCGGTGGACGTCAACGAACGGTGCGTCACGCTGACCAACGAGAACGCCGCGGCCCTGGGCTTGACCAACGTGACGGCGAGCCTCCCCGACGAGGTGGACGCCGGCGTCGAATTCGACACGATCTGGTCCAACCCGCCCATCCGAATCGGCAAAGATGAACTTCACTCGCTCTTGCTGAAGTGGATTCCCCGCCTTGCCCCAGGAGGCAATGCATGGCTGGTGGTTCAAAAGAACCTTGGCTCCGATTCCCTCCAGCGGTGGCTCGCCGGTGAACTGGACAGCACTTACACGGTTTCGCGCGAGAGTACGTCCAAGTCTTTCAGGATTATTCGGGTCAGGAAAGCGTCCCAGTAG
- the lexA gene encoding transcriptional repressor LexA, producing the protein MAAKATGGGAPLRSQQPQKSPKSLTVRQKKILETIQRSVNDNGYPPSMREIGDTVGLASLSSVTHQLSQLEKLGYLRRDPKRPRAMEVLMPLTLDGGPIPGVEAPATLRSAGGLAVTELASASDTAMVPLVGRIAAGGPILADQAVEDVLPLPRQLVGHGELFMLKVAGDSMIDAAICDGDWVVVRRQNDAINGDIVAALLDDEATVKTFRQRDGHTWLLPQNTQYEPILGDQATIMGKVVSVLRSL; encoded by the coding sequence ATGGCAGCGAAAGCCACAGGCGGCGGGGCACCCCTGCGGAGCCAACAGCCTCAAAAGAGTCCCAAGAGCCTGACTGTCCGGCAGAAAAAAATTCTGGAGACCATCCAACGCTCGGTGAATGACAATGGGTATCCGCCAAGCATGCGTGAGATCGGTGACACCGTCGGCCTGGCAAGTTTGTCGAGTGTCACGCATCAGCTTTCCCAGCTCGAGAAGCTCGGCTATCTGCGCAGGGACCCCAAGCGTCCCCGTGCCATGGAAGTCCTGATGCCGTTGACGTTGGATGGCGGACCAATTCCCGGCGTCGAAGCCCCTGCGACGCTGCGCAGCGCGGGTGGCCTTGCCGTCACGGAGCTGGCCAGCGCCAGCGATACTGCCATGGTTCCCCTGGTGGGCCGGATCGCTGCAGGCGGCCCCATCCTGGCTGACCAGGCAGTGGAAGACGTCTTGCCCCTTCCCAGGCAACTTGTGGGCCACGGCGAACTGTTCATGCTGAAGGTGGCAGGCGACTCAATGATTGATGCCGCCATCTGCGACGGTGACTGGGTTGTTGTGCGCCGCCAGAACGACGCCATCAACGGCGACATCGTGGCCGCACTGCTGGATGACGAGGCTACCGTCAAGACGTTCCGTCAGCGCGATGGCCACACGTGGTTGCTGCCCCAGAACACCCAATACGAGCCAATCCTTGGCGACCAAGCCACCATCATGGGCAAGGTTGTCTCTGTTCTGCGTTCCCTGTAG
- the hisH gene encoding imidazole glycerol phosphate synthase subunit HisH: MSGQVLKDGAVADTIASVRPESPEGKPTVTVLDYGSGNVRSAVRALERAGAHVVLSSKPEDVLNADGLVVPGVGAFETVMKELKAVDAIRMIGRRVAGGRPVLAICVGLQVLFEAGVEHGTESEGMAEWPGKVELLPAPVVPHMGWNTVDVPEGSKLFAGVEQERFYFVHSYGVQEWNFDVVQPRMAPPQVTWSEHGARFIAAVENGPLCATQFHPEKSGDAGARLLRNWVDGLKKPGTPGVAASGSGAA; encoded by the coding sequence GTGAGCGGCCAGGTCCTCAAGGACGGCGCGGTGGCCGACACCATCGCTTCGGTGAGGCCCGAGTCGCCGGAAGGCAAGCCAACTGTCACCGTGCTCGATTACGGTTCGGGCAATGTTCGGTCCGCTGTCCGGGCGCTTGAGCGTGCCGGTGCCCACGTAGTGTTGAGTTCCAAGCCGGAAGACGTCCTCAACGCCGACGGACTCGTCGTTCCCGGGGTGGGCGCGTTCGAGACCGTCATGAAGGAACTTAAGGCCGTGGATGCGATCCGCATGATCGGTCGCCGGGTGGCCGGCGGGCGCCCTGTGCTGGCCATCTGTGTCGGCTTGCAGGTCCTTTTCGAGGCCGGGGTTGAGCACGGCACTGAATCTGAAGGCATGGCAGAGTGGCCAGGCAAAGTGGAGTTGCTGCCTGCTCCGGTTGTCCCGCACATGGGTTGGAACACCGTGGACGTTCCCGAAGGTTCCAAGCTTTTCGCCGGGGTGGAGCAGGAGCGCTTCTATTTTGTGCACTCCTACGGTGTCCAGGAATGGAACTTCGATGTTGTGCAGCCCCGCATGGCCCCGCCCCAGGTGACATGGTCCGAGCACGGTGCACGCTTCATTGCTGCAGTCGAAAACGGCCCGCTGTGCGCAACGCAGTTCCACCCCGAGAAATCAGGGGACGCCGGGGCGCGGCTGCTGCGGAACTGGGTGGACGGGCTGAAAAAGCCCGGCACGCCAGGTGTGGCAGCATCTGGAAGCGGTGCCGCCTAG
- a CDS encoding SseB family protein, with protein sequence MSQDAGHPHGSHGHHGAGSRHLPGHIAAALAGAGGATDSAGQPWAGRSLTGDDAKIHNFEDDDGTADAGYLAAIAGLVNGTGGEAEVVASLATARVFVPVVAQLAEEADGVDGLHADKQADMALVTLTAPDGRKAMPVFTSAVALEAWHSDARPVAVYAARAALSAVSEGAQLLVLDPGSNFTFVVRRPAMWALAQQRDWTPSYLDDQLEAALASTVSAFRTVRRLETQPGAGVASLTADGRTVSGGGSGPELRVVLFLEDGLDAVAVQSLVAQLNEVWARMDSFAEGVDSIEVKLQRAAQEPGQH encoded by the coding sequence ATGTCCCAGGATGCCGGACACCCGCACGGAAGCCACGGCCACCATGGCGCCGGCAGCCGGCACCTGCCGGGCCACATCGCCGCAGCGTTGGCCGGTGCCGGGGGAGCGACTGACTCTGCCGGGCAACCGTGGGCAGGCCGGAGCCTGACGGGAGACGACGCAAAGATCCACAACTTCGAGGACGACGACGGGACGGCGGACGCCGGTTACCTCGCCGCCATTGCCGGGCTGGTCAACGGGACCGGAGGCGAGGCCGAAGTAGTAGCCTCACTCGCCACGGCGCGGGTTTTCGTTCCGGTTGTCGCCCAGCTCGCCGAGGAAGCCGACGGCGTTGACGGACTGCATGCCGACAAGCAGGCCGATATGGCTTTGGTCACACTCACGGCGCCCGACGGCCGTAAGGCCATGCCTGTCTTCACCTCGGCCGTAGCCCTCGAAGCGTGGCACAGCGATGCCCGTCCCGTGGCCGTTTACGCGGCCCGTGCGGCCCTTTCAGCTGTCTCCGAAGGCGCGCAGTTGTTGGTTCTGGATCCCGGCTCGAACTTCACCTTCGTGGTTCGTCGCCCGGCAATGTGGGCACTCGCCCAACAGCGGGACTGGACGCCGTCATACCTTGATGATCAACTGGAGGCTGCTCTCGCTTCCACGGTGTCAGCCTTCCGGACTGTCCGTCGGCTGGAGACCCAACCGGGCGCCGGCGTTGCGTCCTTGACGGCTGACGGCCGCACGGTCTCCGGTGGTGGGTCGGGCCCGGAGCTGCGGGTGGTGCTCTTCCTCGAAGACGGACTGGATGCCGTGGCTGTGCAATCGTTGGTTGCCCAACTCAACGAGGTGTGGGCACGGATGGATTCCTTCGCTGAAGGCGTTGACTCCATTGAAGTTAAATTGCAGCGTGCGGCGCAGGAGCCTGGGCAGCACTAA
- a CDS encoding LysM peptidoglycan-binding domain-containing protein — protein sequence MSAITTFADFRTTQAPTRLRLTRRGRMVFFGIPAMLLVAALLSLAGFITSPAKASDSQAQLQPPVAVTVTVQPGQSLWGIAGAAAPERDPRDVISEIIQLNDLHGGRIQPGQRLFVPAS from the coding sequence ATGTCCGCAATCACTACGTTCGCTGATTTCCGCACTACCCAGGCGCCGACGCGCCTGCGTCTTACCCGCCGGGGTCGGATGGTCTTCTTTGGCATCCCCGCAATGCTGCTGGTGGCTGCGCTGCTGAGCCTGGCCGGTTTCATTACGTCCCCTGCCAAGGCCTCGGACTCGCAGGCGCAGCTCCAGCCGCCGGTCGCGGTGACCGTGACGGTCCAGCCCGGGCAGTCGCTGTGGGGTATCGCCGGCGCAGCTGCTCCGGAGCGCGATCCCAGGGATGTCATCTCCGAGATCATTCAGCTCAACGACCTCCATGGTGGCCGGATCCAGCCCGGGCAGCGTTTGTTCGTCCCGGCAAGCTAG
- the hflX gene encoding GTPase HflX produces the protein MTTQKHSGSDSDAQDMSPEQIQAVIDRILSKDVPAPSSDDNEANGVFGKAQAISTLDQEHSIYDGDQEDLAERRALRRTAGLSTELEDVTEVEYRQLRLERVVLAGLWTEGTLADAENSLRELAALAETAGSEVLDGLVQRRTKPDPGTFLGSGKAQELKDIVAATGADTVVVDTELAPSQRRGLEDIVKVKVVDRTTLILDIFAQHAKSREGKAQVELAQLEYLLPRLRGWGDSMSRQAGGQVGGAGAGMGSRGPGETKIELDRRRIRTRMAKLRREIAAMKPARETKRANRRRNAVPSVAIAGYTNAGKSSLLNRLTDAGVLVENALFATLDPTVRKAQTPDGIGYTLADTVGFVRSLPTQLIEAFRSTLEEVADADLILHVVDASHPDPEGQIAAVRAVFTEVDARKVPEIIVLNKVDVADPFVVERLKQKEPRHAVVSTRTGQGIAELLEDISQSIPRPGVRLELLIPYDRGDMISKLHSSDSEILNLEHEEDGTRVVVMVREGLAAELESFVSNG, from the coding sequence ATGACCACCCAGAAGCACTCCGGATCCGATTCCGACGCCCAGGACATGAGTCCTGAACAAATCCAGGCCGTCATCGACCGGATACTTTCCAAGGATGTACCTGCGCCGTCATCCGATGACAACGAAGCCAATGGTGTGTTCGGCAAGGCGCAGGCGATTTCGACGCTTGACCAGGAACACAGCATTTACGACGGCGACCAGGAAGACCTGGCTGAACGCCGCGCACTGCGCCGCACCGCAGGTCTGTCCACTGAACTCGAAGACGTCACCGAGGTCGAATACCGGCAGCTGCGCCTTGAGCGCGTTGTCCTCGCCGGACTGTGGACCGAAGGCACCCTGGCCGATGCCGAGAATTCGCTTCGCGAACTTGCTGCGCTGGCAGAAACTGCCGGCTCCGAGGTCCTTGACGGTTTGGTCCAGCGCCGCACGAAGCCGGACCCGGGCACCTTCCTGGGATCGGGCAAGGCCCAGGAGCTCAAGGACATCGTTGCCGCCACCGGTGCGGACACCGTAGTGGTGGACACTGAGCTGGCACCGTCCCAGCGCCGCGGCCTTGAAGACATTGTCAAGGTCAAGGTCGTGGACAGGACCACCCTGATCCTGGACATCTTCGCCCAGCATGCCAAGAGCCGGGAAGGCAAGGCCCAGGTTGAGCTTGCACAGCTCGAATATCTGCTCCCGCGCCTCCGTGGCTGGGGCGACTCCATGTCCCGCCAGGCCGGTGGCCAAGTGGGTGGAGCCGGCGCAGGCATGGGCTCGCGTGGTCCTGGTGAAACAAAGATCGAACTGGACCGGCGTCGCATTCGCACGCGGATGGCCAAACTGCGTCGGGAAATCGCCGCGATGAAGCCGGCCCGCGAGACCAAGCGTGCCAACCGTCGTCGCAATGCTGTTCCTTCTGTCGCTATCGCCGGTTATACCAACGCCGGCAAGTCGTCGCTCCTGAACCGCTTGACCGACGCCGGTGTCCTGGTGGAAAACGCCCTGTTCGCTACCTTGGATCCCACCGTTCGCAAAGCCCAGACTCCGGATGGCATTGGCTACACGCTGGCCGACACTGTTGGGTTCGTCCGGTCTCTGCCAACGCAGCTGATTGAGGCCTTCCGGTCGACGCTGGAGGAAGTTGCTGACGCGGATCTGATCCTGCATGTCGTGGATGCCTCGCACCCGGACCCAGAAGGTCAAATCGCTGCCGTACGGGCTGTTTTCACTGAAGTGGACGCCCGCAAGGTTCCTGAGATCATCGTCCTGAACAAAGTCGATGTGGCGGATCCTTTCGTCGTGGAGCGCCTCAAGCAGAAGGAGCCCCGCCATGCGGTGGTTTCCACTCGTACAGGCCAGGGCATCGCTGAGCTGTTGGAAGACATCAGCCAGTCCATTCCGCGGCCGGGCGTACGGCTTGAGCTGCTTATTCCCTACGACCGGGGAGACATGATCAGCAAGCTGCACAGTTCTGATTCGGAGATCCTGAACCTGGAGCATGAGGAAGACGGCACCCGCGTGGTGGTCATGGTCCGCGAGGGCCTGGCAGCCGAACTGGAGTCTTTCGTCAGCAATGGTTGA
- a CDS encoding ATP-dependent DNA helicase yields the protein MVEKVAADAVESVGEKATLELLDRAVAGMGGQSRAGQHEMAKHVTRAIETGEHLLVQAGTGTGKSLAYLIPLIAHSMDSNKPTLVSTATLALQTQIVGRDLPRLLETINPALERPVNVALVKGRANYVCRQKLEGGFPSEEPSEGQLFSLGEDTSVPHFAASMGGPQSQLGKEVVRLREWAEKTTTGDRDELMPGVTDRAWRQVSVTSMECLGAQKCPVAEECFSELARSRAGEADVVVTNHAMLAVSAFEGLAVLPEYDVVVVDEAHELQDRVTGAVSGQLSVAMVHAAASSARKHTAITVDALNAAAERLDMAIAGVPNGLLASGLNDEQLDCLDQLRDATRAALSDSKTDSSNAVDGGRQLARSRLMLILELCERMLAAKENREVVWFSRNSTFDPQQGYSQPDETAPALINIAPLSVAGRLREGLFAGHTVVLTSATLAIGSAFEPAAGGLGLIGDGAPSWTGIDVGSPFDYPKQGVLYVAKHLPKPGRGTSPEALDELEDLIRASGGGALCLFSSRRAAEEAADAMRLRLDMDILCQGESTMAALVKQFADEPDTCLFGTMSLWQGVDVPGGSCRLVVIDRIPFPRPDDPLMTARSRAVAQSGGNGFMAVSATHAAIRLAQGAGRLIRSTGDKGVVAVLDSRLSTERYGGFLRAALPPFWATTDRAVVRGVLERLGSAKAS from the coding sequence ATGGTTGAGAAGGTGGCGGCGGACGCCGTCGAATCGGTGGGAGAGAAAGCCACCCTCGAGCTGTTGGATCGTGCTGTCGCCGGCATGGGCGGTCAAAGCCGTGCCGGCCAGCACGAAATGGCCAAACATGTCACCCGGGCGATTGAAACCGGGGAGCACCTGCTGGTCCAGGCAGGAACGGGAACAGGTAAGTCTTTGGCGTACCTGATTCCGTTGATCGCGCATTCCATGGACAGCAACAAACCGACGCTCGTGTCCACCGCCACCTTGGCACTGCAAACCCAGATTGTTGGCCGGGATCTTCCCCGGCTGTTGGAGACCATCAACCCTGCCCTTGAACGACCCGTCAACGTGGCGCTCGTGAAGGGCAGGGCCAACTACGTCTGCCGCCAGAAGCTGGAAGGTGGGTTCCCCAGCGAAGAGCCGTCCGAGGGGCAGCTGTTTTCCTTAGGCGAGGACACCAGCGTGCCGCACTTCGCGGCATCCATGGGCGGACCGCAGTCACAGCTCGGCAAGGAAGTGGTCCGCCTCCGCGAGTGGGCCGAAAAGACGACCACCGGCGACCGTGACGAACTGATGCCCGGCGTCACGGACCGTGCCTGGCGGCAAGTCTCTGTGACCTCCATGGAGTGCCTCGGCGCGCAGAAGTGTCCGGTGGCTGAAGAGTGCTTCAGTGAGTTGGCGCGGTCCCGCGCGGGTGAGGCCGACGTCGTCGTCACCAACCACGCCATGCTTGCCGTCAGCGCCTTTGAAGGGCTGGCTGTGTTGCCTGAGTATGACGTCGTGGTGGTGGACGAGGCACACGAGCTGCAGGATCGCGTGACCGGCGCGGTCTCGGGCCAGTTGTCTGTGGCCATGGTTCATGCCGCGGCGTCAAGCGCACGCAAGCACACCGCCATCACGGTGGATGCCCTCAACGCTGCGGCGGAGCGCCTGGACATGGCCATCGCAGGGGTGCCCAACGGGTTGCTGGCCAGTGGGCTCAACGACGAACAGCTTGACTGCCTTGACCAGTTACGCGATGCGACCCGCGCGGCGCTCTCAGATTCCAAGACCGACTCTTCCAACGCGGTCGACGGCGGCAGGCAGCTCGCTCGCTCACGGCTCATGCTCATTCTTGAATTGTGCGAGCGGATGCTGGCCGCCAAGGAGAACCGGGAAGTGGTCTGGTTTTCCCGCAACAGCACCTTCGACCCCCAACAGGGTTACTCGCAGCCTGATGAAACGGCACCGGCACTGATCAACATCGCGCCACTCAGCGTCGCGGGACGGCTGCGCGAAGGCCTCTTCGCGGGCCACACCGTGGTGCTCACCTCCGCCACGCTGGCGATTGGCTCTGCCTTCGAACCGGCGGCTGGAGGTCTGGGCCTCATCGGCGACGGCGCCCCGAGCTGGACCGGGATTGATGTTGGATCGCCCTTTGATTACCCCAAACAGGGGGTGCTGTATGTTGCGAAGCACTTGCCCAAGCCGGGGCGTGGGACCTCGCCCGAGGCTCTCGATGAGCTCGAAGACCTCATCCGGGCATCCGGCGGGGGAGCGCTTTGTCTCTTCTCTTCGCGGCGAGCTGCCGAAGAAGCCGCCGACGCCATGCGGCTGCGCCTTGACATGGACATTCTCTGCCAGGGCGAATCCACCATGGCTGCCCTTGTGAAGCAATTCGCAGATGAGCCGGACACTTGCCTGTTTGGCACCATGTCACTCTGGCAGGGCGTCGACGTGCCGGGTGGTTCGTGCCGTCTGGTGGTGATTGACCGCATTCCCTTCCCGCGCCCCGACGATCCCCTGATGACTGCCCGCTCCCGGGCAGTCGCCCAGTCGGGCGGGAATGGCTTCATGGCCGTGTCAGCAACGCATGCCGCCATCCGCTTGGCACAAGGCGCTGGGCGCCTTATCCGTTCAACGGGAGACAAGGGAGTCGTGGCCGTGCTTGACTCACGGCTGTCGACGGAACGCTACGGCGGTTTTCTGAGGGCTGCGCTTCCGCCGTTCTGGGCGACGACGGACAGGGCGGTTGTGCGCGGCGTGCTGGAACGCCTGGGCTCCGCCAAGGCCTCCTAG